Genomic DNA from Candidatus Nitrosopumilus koreensis AR1:
GTTTGAATATTCTAAATCAACAATCCAGTTTTTTTCAGTTTTAATTACATGTTGTGATGCATAAATTAAATCTACATCATTTTGTATTGTGACATCAGAATTAATTTGTTTTAAAATATATGGTAATGAACCAAAAGACTGCAAAAATTGTTTGTATAAGTAATTCCTATGTTTACTAGCTATTTTTGTAAATATATGATTTTGACTTTCCTTTGATGAAACAATTGTGTATCCTTCAGGAGGATAATTCTTTAAAATATCATACAATGCATGTAATTTCATTCCTGTAAATCTAGATTTTAGATATATTCTTTTCATCGTTATCTTATTTTGTTATTTTATTTTTTATTATTAATAAAATCTCAAATATTACACCTAATCCAGCTTCAAAATTTAACATAACCATTTGATCCAAATTTTTTAAAAATACACTACTTTCTAAATTTCTTATACACCATGATGTTAAAGGATAATTTGGAAAAATCATGCCCAATGAATTGCGGTTAAATTTTTTTGCCAAATACAAAATCCCTTGCCATGATTCTCCATGTTCTCTTCTTAACAACATTTTTTCTGGAAACTCATTATATGAACCATATTTTACTATGTTAAACATAATGGGCCATTCATCACCCAAAAATCTTTCATTAATCATACTTTTTTGAAGAAACTGTGTTCTCATTACCCCGTAAATCATATTACTGGATTTTGATTTTAAAATATCCTTTATTTTTTTAGAATAGTTTCCTTTAATTGGATAGAGATTTGGCCTTTTTGAATATAATTTTTCTCTAATTTTTTTTCTAGTATTTACAATTTTTTTTCATCTTCATTTGATTTTATAAAATCTTCTTTGGAAACTGACCCCACAAATTCTTTATTTTTAACAAGAAATTCAAAATTCTTTTCTAAAAATTTTGAATCCCATTCATCATCTACTGCAGCCCATACAAAAAACTCTCTTTTTGCATTTTGTAAAACATAATCAAAATTTGACATACCTCCAATATTCGTAGATTGTTTATGATATGTAATTCGACTATCTTGTTTTTGCATTTCTAAACAAATTTTTTCTGTTGCATCTGTAGATGCATTATTTGAAATAATAATTTCAAAATCTTGAAATGTTTGATTCAAAATTCCTTTGATTCTTTTCTCAAGAAATTTTTCTCCATTATATACAGGTAATCCAATCGAAATTCCTGAGGAAAATTTATTTGAATCATTATTTTTTTCCATATTCCTTCTCTCGATTATAACTTATGGTTCAATTTGATGTTTATTCATTGTACCTTTAAAAAAATTGATTTTATAGATGATTAAATATATCAAACTTTCAGAAATTAAATAAATAATATTAACACAAGTAATACTAATTTTACTATTATGAAAAAAGGAAACATCAATCGTCCAAAATTGCTTATTCTAGGAGGAACTGGGCTTGTTGGAAGTACATTGGCATCATATGCTCAAAAGATTTTTGATATACATTTGACTTATTGTACAAATTTACCTCTTTCTACTTTATCTTCTACAAAAATTTCCTTACCTGATGAATTATCAAAACTTGAAAATTTGATTGTTCAATATGATCCTGATGTTATTGTTCATACAGTTTCTCATCCAAGTGTAGATTGGTGTCAAGAAAATCGTGACCTGGCAAATTTTCTTCATGTAAATCTTACAGAAAATATTGCTAAATTTGCTAGTAAAATCAATTCAACTTTAATTTATTTGTCTACTGATTGGGTTTTTGATGGAACAAGAAATAACAAATATACTGAAAATGATTCTACCAACCCCATTAATCATTATGGAGTTACAAAACTTTTAGCTGAAAAAATAGTCTTAGACTATCCTCAAAATGTAGTTTTAAGACCTGCAGTAATTTATGGTTGGCATAAAAAATCTAGATTTACTAACTGGATCATAGATACTCTCAAAGAAAAAAAATATGTTGATCCTCATGTAGATCAATATGCTACTCCAACTTTAGTGGATGATTTAGCACTTGCAATAATTAAAATCATTGAAAATAAATCATCTGGTTTATTCCATTCAACTGGCAAAAGTTGTGTTAATAGATTTGAATTTGCAACACAAATTGCTGAAATTTTTAATTTAGATACAAATTTGATTAAACCCGTGACTCAAAGTGAAAAACCACAAAAAGCTCCAAGGCCAAACCGTACATGTTTGGATTCAAGTAAATTAGAAAATTTAATAAATTTTAATTTTCATGATATTACTTCTGGAATTGAGTTTATTTTTGAACAATCTCAAAAATCTAATTATGAGTAAATTTGGATTTTTAGTTTCTATCATTTCTTCAAAAAGTACATAAGTTAAGTACATAATTTTTCTATATGATAGTTGGAATAACTCCTGTCAGAATTAGTTTTGCCGGCGGAGGTACTGATCTACCTGAATTCTATAATGATTTTGAGGGTAATGTACTTACTACAACCATTGATCAATTTACTTATGTTATTTTTCAACATAGGAATGACACTTCATTTCAATCATTTTCTCCAGATTTTCAAAAACATTACAAAGCCACTGAACTAAAACAAATAGAAATTGAAGATGGAACTGAAATTGCTTCTTCAATAATAAAATTTTTAGATTACAATTATGGTTCAAATATTACTGTTTGCAGTGATGCTCCACCAGGTTCTGGTTTAGGATCATCAAGTTCTTTAGCTGTTAATTTAGTAAATGTTATAACAAAACTTCAAAAGAAAAATTGGCAAAGCTCAGAAATAGCTGAAACTGCTTTTAAGATTGAACGGGAGATACTTCATTGGCCAATGGGAAAACAAGATGAATATGCAACAGCATTTGGAGGTTTTAATTTTATAAAATTTACTTCAGAAAAAACAACTGTTTCGCCTATATCGTTATCTAACTCATTAAAAACTGAATTACAAAAAAACTTGGTTTTATTTTTTGTTGGAAAGACACGAGAAAGCTCTCCCATTCTATCTAATCAAATCGAACGAATAAAACAAAAAAATCAAAATATTTTAAAATCGTTACAATATGTCAAAGATTTATCACTCGAAATGTGTGATTCCATTAAAAAATCCGATATTACAAAATTTGGAGAATTACTTCACAAAGGTTGGGAAGCAAAAAAACAATTTTCAGATGGTGTGTCTAATCAAAAAATTGATGATATCTATAATTCCGCTTTAAAATCAGGTGCGTTAGGAGGCAAACTAACTGGAGCCGGTGGTGGTGGTCATATGCTACTATATTGTGAATCGAGCAAGCAACCTTCTTTAATTAAAAAAATGAATTCCTTAGGTTTACAAAAAGTAAATTCTACATTTTATGATGATGGTCCTAAAATTCTAAACTTATATGACTTTGCTACTTCTGATAAAACATGACCACAGATAAAAATTTTTTAATTGATTTTCTAGATGCTCAATCAACATGCATTTCATCTTTATCCAAAAATGTTGATCAAATATCACAAATTGTTAAAATTCTTATTTCTGCACGAAATTCTAACAAAATTATTTTTACTCTAGGTAATGGAGGTTCTGGTTCTACTGCATCTCACTTTGTTTCAGATTTATTAAAAACTGCTTTAACAAAAAATCAAAAACGATTCAAAGCAATTTCTCTTGTTGATAATATTCCGGTAATACTTGCATGGTCAAATGATGTTTCATATGATGAGATCTTTTCTGAGCAATTAAAAAATCACCTTTCAAAAGGTGACGTGGTACTTGCTTTTAGTGGTAGTGGAAGATCTAAAAATATCATAAAAGCCCTAAAATTTGCTAAAAAAAATGGTGCAATTTGTATTGGTATGACTGGTAGTTCTGGCGGTTTAATAAATAATGTATGTGATGTATGCATAAAAATTCCAAGTTCTGATATGTTAACTATTGAATCACAACATTTGACATTATGTCATTGCATTACGAATGCTATTAGACATAAAGGTAAACCTGTTTTTAAATATGAATAAAAAAAAAGCAATTTTTTTAGATCGTGATGGAATTTTAAATCGAAACCGAGATGATTATGTCAAAGATATTTCTGAATTAGAAATTTTTCCCAATATTGAAAATTTTATTAAAAAATTACAAGCATCTGGGTTTTTGATAATTGTTGTAAGTAATCAATCTGCCATTAATAGAGGCTTAACTACACATAGTAATGTAGATGAAATACATGCTTCTATACAGGCTTATCTAAACAAATTTGGAGCAAATATTGATAATTTTTATTATTGTCCTCACACTCCTGCCGAAAATTGTACATGTAGAAAGCCTAAACCTGGATTATTAATTAAAGCAATTGATGATTTTTCTATAGACCCTTTATCTAGTTGGATGGTGGGTGATAGAGATTCTGATGTTGATGCAGGTGAATCTGTTGGTTGTAAAACTATAAAGATTCAAGAAAATTCTTGTGATTTTGAAAATATTCTTAAAACAATATTATCTTAAGAATTTTTTTCCAAACCTCAAAATACCTGAAAAAAAGTGAATTAATATGAATATTTTAGTTACTGGTGCAGGAGGCTATGTTGGATCTAATTTAATACCTGAACTTGTTAAAGATGGACACTTTGTCAAATGTCTTGATAGGTTCTTTTTTGGAAAAGATTTTCTGTTATCTTTCCAAGACACAAATCAAATCGAATTAATTCAAGATGATATACGTTGGTTTGATCCAAAAATTTTAGATGATGTTGACATTGTTTTTGACTTGGCTGCATTGTCAAATGATCCTGTTGGTGAATTGAACCCTGAGAAAACTTTTGAAATAAATCACTTAGGTAGAGTCCGAGTTGCAACTGAAAGTAAAAAACATGGTGTACCTAGATATATTCTTGCATCTAGTGCTAGTGTATATGGCCAACAAGATAATTTAGCAAATGAGGATGTAGAAGTTTTTCCAATAACTGCATATTCCAAAGCTAATCATAAAGCGGAAATTGATGTCTTGAAATTATCTGATGAAAAATTTTGTGTTTCTGTAATGAGATTTGCTAGTCTTTATGGATTTTCTCCTCGTATGAGATTTGATATTTCAGTTAATAGTATGGTATTGGATCTTTTTAAAACTGGAAAAATTGTTGTTAGAGGAAAAAATAACAAACGACCGTTTTTGCATGTTCAAGATGCTGTTAATGCTTATAAATTAATTTTAAAAGCAGACACGGCCTCCATAAATGGCGAAATTTTCAATGTGGGAAATGAAGAACAAAACTATTCCATTGGTCAATTAGCTGAATTGATAGCTCAATCTGTTGGAATAAAATATGAATTAGAATTAGGTGATAATAATGATCACCGATCTTATGCTGCATCATTTGATAAAATCCGAAACACTTTAGGGTTCAAACCTGAAAAAAATATCTCATTTGGTGCAAATGAAATTTATGAAAAATTAAAAGCTGGTCAAATTACTGATTCTACAAAAACCATTACTCTCAAATGGTATCAACATATTGAATCTGATCCAGAATTATCTAAAATTTTAAAAATAAATGGAAAGTTGCTCTGATTAAATCAATCTTTAAAGTTTGTCCAATCTTTATCTTTTTGAGAAATTATTGATGGCGTCATTGGCCATTTAATATTGAACATTGGATCGTCCCATCTTATCCCATTTGCATTCTCTGGCATGTAATACTGTGACATTTGATAAAATAATTCTGTATTGTCTTCTAATGTTTGAAACCCTAATGCAAATCCTTCTGGTACATATAACTCAAAATTTTCTTCTGAACTTAATTCAACACTTCCCCATTTCTTGAATGTTTCAGAATTTTTTCTCAAATCAATAAACACTTCAAAGACTTTACCCTTCACACATTTTACAATTTTTGCTTCTTCATAAGGTGATTCTTGATAATGCATTCCACGTATTGTTCCTTTTTTAGAATTAAATGATATATTGCACTGAACAATTTCTGGATTCAAATTATTTTTTAAAAACTCATTTTTATCCCAAGTCCTTGCAAAAAACCCTCTTTCATCTTCAATTTTTTCTATTTCAACGATGAATACGCCTTTGATCTTTAACTCGTGGAATTTCATAGGATGACAACCTCTGGAATTAATACAATAAATTTTGCCCCCCATGCTCGAATTTGTTTCATTTGCTCCATGATCTCTTCCTTAAAATTCCAAGCCAAAATCAATACGTAATCTGGTTTTTTTTCAAAAATTATGTCAATTGGATATACTGGAATATTTGTTCCTGGCAGGTACAGATTCTGTTTATGGGGATTCTTGTCTACAGTGTATTCGATAAAATCAGTGCCTATTCCACAATAATTTAATAATGTATTTCCTTTGGCAGGCGCTCCATATCCTGCAATACTTTTTCCCTCTTTTTTGATTTTTATCAACAATTCTAAGATATTTTGTTTTACTTGTTCAGTTTGTTTTTGAAATTGAGGATATTTTGAAATTTCTGCAATCCCAAATTTTATTTCTTTGGAAATTTGTTTTTCTACATTATCTGAAATCTCAAAATTTATGTTATTTTCATGTTTAATGAATATTCTAAGTGATCCTCCATGAATTGGAATTTCTTGAACGTCAAATATGGTCATATTGTATTTTGTAAAAATTTTTTGAAGTGTAAATAAGGAAAAATATGAAAAATGTTCATGATATATTACATCAAATTCATTTTGTTGGATTAATTGTAATAGATAAGCTGAAAATTGTATTGTAATTATTCCTTTATCTGATAATAATATTTTTAATCCTTTCATAAAGTCATTTAGATTTGGCACATGTGGCAAAACATTAAACCCAATCAATAAATCAGCTTTTTGCCCCTCCTCAGCTAGTTTTTTTGCAGTTTCTTCTCCAAAAAATTCATTTATGGTTTTTATTCCTTTTTCATTAGCGATTTTTGCTATATTTGATGCAGGTTCAATTCCTAAAATTGGTATGTTATTTTTTTTGAAAAATTGCAATAAGTATCCGTCATTACTTGCAATTTCAATAACTTGTTTTTTTTCATCAATTTTCATTTTTTTAATTACTTCATCAACATATTCCCTGATATGTTCCACCCATGTTGTTGAATATGAAGAAAAATATGCATAATCTGAAAATATCTGTTTTGGATTTTCAAACTCTTCTAATTGTACCAAAAAACAATTAGAACATACATATGTTTTTAGAGGATAAAATGGCTCCATTTTGTTTTTGTCTTTTAGATATGAATTTGCCATTGGTGATTTTCCCAAATCCACAAAAGATGTTTTTAATTCGTTATTACAAAATCTACATTTCATTATATTTTCATCCAAAGAGCTTCATTATTTATCCACATTTTTTCTAATCTATTTTTATCATTCATTGTATCCATAGGTTGATAAAATCCTGAGTGTTTATACGCCACTAATTGGCCATTTTGAACTAATTCCTTCATCGGAGTTTCTTCAAAAATTGTTAGGTCATTTTCAATATAATCAAAAATTTTGGGTTCTAAAACAAAATACCCTCCATTAACCCAATTATTATCTCCTTTTGGTTTTTCCATAAATTTGGTAACAACCTCATTTTCAATTTCTAAAACCCCGAATCTTCCTGGAGGTTGACATGCTGTAACTGTTGCAATTTTTTTATTTTTATGATGAAATTCTATTAATTTTGAAATATCAAGATCATTTAATGTGTCTCCATATGTAAAACAAAAAGTTTCTGTACAGTATTTTTTAATTTGTTTTAGTCTGCCTCCGGTCATTGTATCTAACCCTGTATCAATTATTTTTATATTCCAATCTTCTGGAAAATTTTTTTCATCTTCAAAAAATTCTATAATTTTTTCCTTTTTGTACCCTGAACAAACTATGAATTCTTTCATACCAAATAATGCATATCTGTTCATAATGTGCCATAAAATTGGTTTTCCTCCAATCTCTACCATTGGTTTTGGTTTAACTTTGGTTTCTTCACTGATCCTAGTTCCTAATCCTCCCGCTAAAATTACTGCTTTCAATATGCTTATTTAACCAACTAAACTCTTATTGCCTCTTTTATTAGAATTATGATAAACATGGACTCTAAAGATAGTATTCTTTTCTGGATTGATAGTGTGTGGAGTCAATTTGCATTTGCAAAGTTTTTACAAGAGAAACATGATGCTGATTTTTATGCTATTTCTGATTTAAGTATAAAAAATACTAATTTTCTAAACAAACAAAAAATTGTTACTTTTAAAAAAATTTGGCATATCCGTGATAATCAAGAACTAAAATCTGGAAATTTAATTGATTTAAATTATCTGAAAACTATTGAAGAAAAATTCGGTATAAACATTTGGTCAATAGTATATGCTGATCGCTATTTCTACAAGTATAATTTATATCATAATTTTTCACGAAATGAAATTCTTCAATTAGTTCAAGCTGAATGTAAACTATATGAACAAATTATTGATGAAATAAAACCTTCTTTTTTGATAATCTACCCATTTAATGATTTTAGACAGGAATTACTTTACAAAATGTGTAAAAGAAAAGGTACACGAATTATGACCTTAAGCTATACAAGAATAAATTACAAATTCATGCTTTCTGAAATCACTGATAAAACTGATCAAAAATTCATTTTTGATTCTACTGATGATGATGTACCTGCTAAATCCTTTGAAGAATTAAATGAATACTTCAAAAAGTACCCTAAAATTGTAAAACAGTATGTTAAGAATAAAAATCCTTTTAAAGAAAAATTAAAAATTGGGTTTTCTTTTTTTCTAAAAACTTACAATTCTGAATACAAAAAATTGTATCGAAATATAGGAAGAACAAGATTTAACATATTTAAAAATGAAATTAATATAATTTATAATTCTTATTTAGTCAAAAATTTTTTTAAAAAAAATTCATTGACAAAAATTTCTTTTAAAGAAAATTTTATTTATTTTCCAATACATTTTGAACCAGAAAGATCAATCACAGATCCTGCACTGTATTATACTAATCAAATTGAATTAATTACCCATATTGCAAAATCTTTACCTGTAGATTATTGCTTATGTGTGAAAGAACACCCTGCTCAAAGTTTAACTGGTTGGAAAAACCTTGATTTCTATAAACAAATTCATAAATTACCTAATGTCAAATTATTGCATCCAGCATTTTCTCAAGAAGATATTCTTCAAAAATGCTCTCTTGTAATAACTATTGTTGGTTCTACTGGAATGGAAGCTTTGCTTTATCAAAAACCTGTTATTACTTTTGGGGATACAATATACTCTGAAATCTCTTCTGTTAACAAAGTTACTGACATCACTACTCTTCCAGAATTAATTCAAAATTCCTTAAAACAAAAAGTCAATCTTAAGGAATTAAATGCCTTTGTTCAATTTATAGATCAAAATTCATTCGATTATGAATTCTTGGAAATACAAAAATTCATTGAAGATACTATATTTGAAGGAGGATTTTTAGATTCAGAAATTACCCATGACAAACTTAACCTTCTGTTTAAAACTCATAAATCTTCTTTCGAATTAGTTGCGAATGAATATGTCAAAAAAATTGAATATTTTCATGATCTAAATAAAAAATAACTATATCAGATTTTCTTTTTTGAGAATTGCTTTGATTTCATTTTTTGTTAATTCTGGTACTAGATCAGACGAATAATTCTCAGTTAAAATAGTACTTTTGACTTCTTTTATTGAATTATAATCATAATTTTGATTTTGTTTTTCAAAAATTATGTAATCTTTATCACTTTCAAATGTATTCCTCAGTTCCTCTTTACTAATTAATGTCTCATGAAATTTTTCACCTGGTCTAACTGGAATTCTCTTCTCATTGTTATTGGCATTAGTTAATTCCATTATTGCTTCTTTCATTTCTTTTACTCTGTATGCTTTTAATTTTGGAACAAATACTTCTCCTCCTTTTCCATATTTCAGTGTTCTAAGAATTAGTTCTAATGCTTCATTCATACTAATATTGAATCTTGTCATACTTGGATCTGTGATTGTTATTTCTTCATTATTTTTTATCTGTGATAACATTACAGGTAAAAGAGACCCTCTGCTACCTAAGACATTTCCATATCTAACACACAAAAATTTTGTTTTACGTTTTCCTTTGTAATAATTTGCAGATACAAAAAGTCTTTCCATTAGCATTTTAGATGCTCCATAGGTATTTAGTGGTGAAACAGCCTTATCTGTTCCAATTGCTAAAGCAATATCTACATTGTTATCTAAACAACAATCAATCAAGTTTTGAGAACCATAAACATTTGTTTTTACAGCTTCAAATGGATTATACTCAGCAGTAGCTATTTGTTTTAGAGCTGCAGTATGAATTACAATATCTACTTCTTCAACAGCTCTTGAAAGTCGATCTTTGTCTCTTACATCTCCGATAAAAAACCTTAATCTATCATCTTGAATCTCACTTTGCATTTGTGATTGTTTCAATTCGTCTCTACTGTAAATTCGAATTGTATCTACATCTTCTTTTAATAATTTCTTTGTTAAGGCTCTTCCTAGTGAACCAGTTCCACCAGTAATGAGAATCTTTTTTCCTGCAAACATGTAATTTTGAACAAATATCCTAGTTTTATGAGTTCTCTTTTTATAGAACACTCTTCAAGAAATTATATATCTTCAAGATTGGTATTTCCTTTATGACTTCTGATTTAATCCATATTGGAGGCAACTCTATTTTGTCAGATTTGCCACAAAAAATAACTATCAAAAACCGACCCTACATTTTAACTAAAAATCAAAATGGTAATTTGATTTTATACAGTGCGATTTGTCCTCACGCTCAAGGAATTGTTGAGCCTACTGGAAAAAAACAATGGAGATGTCCTTATCATGGATGGACTTTTGATCCAGAGACTGGAAATTCTATAGTTCCGCCAAATTCGCATTTATCTTCATATGATGTAATTGAAAAAAATGATAAATTATTTGCTGATTTAAAATTTGTAAATAATAATATCATATCTACTAATCTACCATATCATAAAAATAATCTTAAAAGTAAATTTCCCAAAATTACATTAATCACCCAAGCTTGTTTGTTGGTAGAATGGGATGGATTCAATCTATTAATGGATCCTTGGATTGAAGGACTTGCATTATGTGGTTCATGGACGCATTTTCCTCCTTCACAATTTACTGTTCAAAATTTACCTAAAATTGATGCAATATGGATTTCTCATGAACATAGTGATCATCTTCATCCATATACCTTATCTTTGTTAGACAAAAATATTCCAGTTTACGTACCTGATTTTGATAATGAACGACTCGGTAAAATTGTAAAAAAAATTGGATTTAAAAATGTCATATCAATGCCCCCATTCCAATCATTTAATTTGACAAAATCTATAGAACTTATTTCATTCAAAGCTTCAATGAATTTTAGTGATAATATTCTCTATTTACGAACTGGGGAATTTACAATGTTGAATTTTAATGATAGTGGAATTAACTGGAATATTAAAGATAAAGTTGATCATGTAGATTTGGTTTGTGCTCAATTTTCAAGATTACCCGCTACAACTTATCCTAGTAACTGGACTCATCTAAACGAAGAAACAAAAAAACAAATTATTAAAGAAAAAAATCTTGCTTCATTAAAACAATTAAAATTATTGGTAGATGTCTTTAAACCAGATTTTTTCCTACCTATGGCATCATTTGTAGCACTCTTCCCTCCTGAACTTTTACCATTTCAAAAAATAAAGAAGGGAATTTCTCTCAATGATGTAAAAGAACAATTCAAATCTTCAGATGTGAAGGTTTTAGACTTGATTCCTGGAGAATCATGGGATGAAAATAAAAATTTTATTTCAAGAGTTGATAGTCGAGAGAAATTCTTTGATGACGATTATTTATTATCATATCTAAAAAAAATCAATAATGATGAAACAATGACACAATTTCTCTTAACAAATGACAATCTGACACATAATCAATTAAAAAAATATTTTTTAAATTTTAAAAATTTTGACATAGTACGTTTTATTGGAAATATGGATTTTTGTTTAACAACGTTTTCAGAAAAAAATTCCCTTTATTCTTTAATCTCGTTTAGAGATGGTGATATTATATATCAAGAATTATCAAAACCTGAAAAATGTGAACTTTCAATGTCCATTCCAATGCCAGTTGTTGCTGAAATTATTAACAATGATCTTTCATGGGATGAGGCTTTCTATTGGACAACTTTTCATAGAGATCCTGACGAATACAATTTAGCGTTCTGGAAATTTATGCATGCTCCTTGGAGATCTTTTAACAATGCAGAATGGATACAAAGTAATGATCCTAACATGTTGGGGAATGTATCTATAGCAACACTTGTTGAACAAGGAGGAAAATCTGTTTCAGATATTTTAGAAAAATATGGTCTGTTTTGTATAGGGTGTAGCAAATCTATTGGTGAAAATCTAAACGATGGATGTGCTATACATGGAATTCCAAATAACAAACGATTAAAATTAATAGATGAAATCAAATCAAAAATTAAATCCTTACAATAAGGTAAATTCTAAAAATTTCTTAATATAACTGATAAATTCATGAAAATAGATGATTGGATGCATAATTCAGGCAAGAATGGGTTCAACAAGACTTCCAGGAAAAGTGCTAATGAATTTAGATAATGAACATAATTTGCTTCATTTTATTCTTAAGCAAATAGGATACTCAAAAAGTATTGATGAAATAATTATTGCAACTACAACTCTACCCGAAGATAAACAAATTGTAAGTTTTTGTAAACAAATGAATGTCAAATATTTTTGTGGTTCAATCAATGATGTTTTGTCAAGATATTTTGAATGTGCAAAAAATTTTTCTTTAGATATTGTTGTTAGAATAACATCTGATTGTCCTCTAATTGATCCAAACATAATTGATTCACTCATAAAAATTTTCGTTGATAATGAATATGACTACGTTTCTACTCATTTACCTAGAACTTTTCCTCAAGGAAGTGCAGATATAGAAGTTTTTTCTTTTGAAACACTAAAACATGTACATGAAAAGGCATTAAAACCATCAGAACGAGAACATGTGACTCCTTTTATCTATAACAACCCTGACAAATTTTCTATTTATAATTATGAACACGAAACAGATTTTTCAAAATTAAAATGGTCTGTAGATAAAAAAAATGATTTACATTTTGTACAAGAAATAGTAAAACGGATCAATGAACGTCCAATTTTAACTGCTGACATTCTTGATGTGTTAAAAAAAGAACCTGAATTAAAAAAAATCAATAAAGACCACATTCTGAATGAAGGATATAAAAAATCGTTAGAAGAAGACAAAAAATTAGGATTTTAAAATAATCTTTTTCAAAATCTTGTTATATTCAATATGACTAGCAATTTTATGACCGAATCTCATTCAGGCCGAATTTTAAATGAAATCAAAAATTTTAAAATAATTGATTGTAAATCTTGTGGATTTATTCACATTTCTCCAATTCCAACAAATAGTGAATTACTGGAACTTTATCAAAAGGAATTCTTTCAACACATAAAACCTAATGATATCAAAAAAGATGAATCAGAACTAGATTATTGGAACATTACATATGATGAAAAATTAAAAATTCTTGAAAAACATCTTAACTCTAATACCAAAAAAATATTGGATATTGGTTGTGGTGCTGGTTTTTTTCTTAAACGAGCTATGAATAATGATTGGGATACAACAGGAATAGAACCATCTGACGAGGCTGCTGACTATGCTA
This window encodes:
- a CDS encoding cytidylyltransferase domain-containing protein; the protein is MIGCIIQARMGSTRLPGKVLMNLDNEHNLLHFILKQIGYSKSIDEIIIATTTLPEDKQIVSFCKQMNVKYFCGSINDVLSRYFECAKNFSLDIVVRITSDCPLIDPNIIDSLIKIFVDNEYDYVSTHLPRTFPQGSADIEVFSFETLKHVHEKALKPSEREHVTPFIYNNPDKFSIYNYEHETDFSKLKWSVDKKNDLHFVQEIVKRINERPILTADILDVLKKEPELKKINKDHILNEGYKKSLEEDKKLGF
- a CDS encoding glucose-1-phosphate cytidylyltransferase yields the protein MKAVILAGGLGTRISEETKVKPKPMVEIGGKPILWHIMNRYALFGMKEFIVCSGYKKEKIIEFFEDEKNFPEDWNIKIIDTGLDTMTGGRLKQIKKYCTETFCFTYGDTLNDLDISKLIEFHHKNKKIATVTACQPPGRFGVLEIENEVVTKFMEKPKGDNNWVNGGYFVLEPKIFDYIENDLTIFEETPMKELVQNGQLVAYKHSGFYQPMDTMNDKNRLEKMWINNEALWMKI
- a CDS encoding SDR family NAD(P)-dependent oxidoreductase, coding for MFAGKKILITGGTGSLGRALTKKLLKEDVDTIRIYSRDELKQSQMQSEIQDDRLRFFIGDVRDKDRLSRAVEEVDIVIHTAALKQIATAEYNPFEAVKTNVYGSQNLIDCCLDNNVDIALAIGTDKAVSPLNTYGASKMLMERLFVSANYYKGKRKTKFLCVRYGNVLGSRGSLLPVMLSQIKNNEEITITDPSMTRFNISMNEALELILRTLKYGKGGEVFVPKLKAYRVKEMKEAIMELTNANNNEKRIPVRPGEKFHETLISKEELRNTFESDKDYIIFEKQNQNYDYNSIKEVKSTILTENYSSDLVPELTKNEIKAILKKENLI
- a CDS encoding class I SAM-dependent methyltransferase, whose product is MKCRFCNNELKTSFVDLGKSPMANSYLKDKNKMEPFYPLKTYVCSNCFLVQLEEFENPKQIFSDYAYFSSYSTTWVEHIREYVDEVIKKMKIDEKKQVIEIASNDGYLLQFFKKNNIPILGIEPASNIAKIANEKGIKTINEFFGEETAKKLAEEGQKADLLIGFNVLPHVPNLNDFMKGLKILLSDKGIITIQFSAYLLQLIQQNEFDVIYHEHFSYFSLFTLQKIFTKYNMTIFDVQEIPIHGGSLRIFIKHENNINFEISDNVEKQISKEIKFGIAEISKYPQFQKQTEQVKQNILELLIKIKKEGKSIAGYGAPAKGNTLLNYCGIGTDFIEYTVDKNPHKQNLYLPGTNIPVYPIDIIFEKKPDYVLILAWNFKEEIMEQMKQIRAWGAKFIVLIPEVVIL
- a CDS encoding Rieske 2Fe-2S domain-containing protein → MTSDLIHIGGNSILSDLPQKITIKNRPYILTKNQNGNLILYSAICPHAQGIVEPTGKKQWRCPYHGWTFDPETGNSIVPPNSHLSSYDVIEKNDKLFADLKFVNNNIISTNLPYHKNNLKSKFPKITLITQACLLVEWDGFNLLMDPWIEGLALCGSWTHFPPSQFTVQNLPKIDAIWISHEHSDHLHPYTLSLLDKNIPVYVPDFDNERLGKIVKKIGFKNVISMPPFQSFNLTKSIELISFKASMNFSDNILYLRTGEFTMLNFNDSGINWNIKDKVDHVDLVCAQFSRLPATTYPSNWTHLNEETKKQIIKEKNLASLKQLKLLVDVFKPDFFLPMASFVALFPPELLPFQKIKKGISLNDVKEQFKSSDVKVLDLIPGESWDENKNFISRVDSREKFFDDDYLLSYLKKINNDETMTQFLLTNDNLTHNQLKKYFLNFKNFDIVRFIGNMDFCLTTFSEKNSLYSLISFRDGDIIYQELSKPEKCELSMSIPMPVVAEIINNDLSWDEAFYWTTFHRDPDEYNLAFWKFMHAPWRSFNNAEWIQSNDPNMLGNVSIATLVEQGGKSVSDILEKYGLFCIGCSKSIGENLNDGCAIHGIPNNKRLKLIDEIKSKIKSLQ